The following proteins are co-located in the bacterium genome:
- a CDS encoding wax ester/triacylglycerol synthase family O-acyltransferase: protein MADASPSRGGDRMTALDAAFWNLERTGQLLHVGGLYTVEGGLDFARMLDDLAGRLHVIPRYTQRVVPVPLGLAHPTWEPAPRFDIRDHVLRHTLRAPGDDEQLKRLASRLFAAPLDRTKPLWELHLIDGYRGERSAIFAKVHHCMIDGVSGVQLLGVLFDPTPSPTPYPPPPAVAEPPPPATPARQVWRALQDGASAGAALATSVAELARRPADLVAAAQELGTTAWQLAELALAPVPETPFNGHVSILRRIEWATFSLNETKGIKNRLGGTMNDVVLTTIAAALRRYLEERGLVPDRVELRAMCPVNVRTASEHLRLGNRVSMMVAPLPVGIFDAHERFRQVRAATDQLKRAGESVRNERLLAALAWLPVPLQTQLGWLQLVHSPVNTVCTNVPGPPVSLYTQGKRLDAMVAMVPLAQGVGLAFAILSYADTITICASFDPALLRDGERIVEHLQTSFEELRTLAGVERVERQAPVRPERQRRPGGSSSRVA, encoded by the coding sequence ATGGCCGACGCGTCCCCGTCGCGCGGCGGCGACCGCATGACGGCGCTCGACGCCGCGTTCTGGAACCTCGAGCGCACGGGGCAGCTGCTGCACGTCGGCGGGCTCTACACGGTCGAGGGCGGGCTCGACTTCGCGCGCATGCTGGACGACCTCGCCGGCCGGCTGCACGTCATCCCGCGCTACACCCAGCGCGTCGTGCCGGTGCCGCTCGGCCTCGCGCATCCCACCTGGGAGCCGGCGCCGCGCTTCGACATCCGCGACCACGTGCTGCGCCACACCCTGCGCGCGCCGGGCGACGACGAGCAGCTGAAGCGGCTCGCGAGCCGGCTCTTCGCGGCCCCGCTCGACCGCACCAAGCCGCTCTGGGAGCTGCATCTCATCGACGGCTACCGCGGCGAGCGCAGCGCCATCTTCGCGAAGGTCCATCACTGCATGATCGACGGCGTCAGCGGCGTGCAGCTGCTCGGCGTGCTGTTCGATCCGACGCCCAGCCCGACGCCCTATCCGCCGCCGCCCGCGGTGGCGGAGCCGCCGCCGCCGGCGACGCCGGCGCGGCAGGTGTGGCGGGCGCTCCAGGACGGCGCGAGCGCGGGCGCGGCGCTCGCGACCAGCGTCGCCGAGCTGGCGCGTCGGCCCGCCGACCTGGTCGCGGCCGCACAGGAGCTCGGCACCACCGCCTGGCAGCTCGCCGAGCTGGCGCTCGCGCCCGTTCCCGAGACGCCGTTCAACGGCCACGTCAGCATCCTGCGACGCATCGAGTGGGCGACCTTCTCGCTGAACGAGACCAAGGGCATCAAGAACCGCCTCGGCGGCACGATGAACGACGTCGTGCTGACGACGATCGCGGCGGCCCTGCGCCGCTATCTCGAGGAGCGCGGCCTCGTGCCCGACCGCGTCGAGCTGCGCGCGATGTGTCCGGTGAACGTGCGGACGGCGTCGGAGCATCTGCGCCTCGGCAACCGCGTGTCGATGATGGTCGCGCCGCTCCCGGTCGGCATCTTCGATGCGCACGAGCGCTTCCGCCAGGTGCGGGCGGCGACCGACCAGCTGAAGCGCGCCGGCGAGTCGGTGCGCAACGAGCGGCTGCTGGCGGCGCTGGCGTGGCTGCCGGTGCCGCTCCAGACGCAGCTCGGCTGGCTCCAGCTGGTGCATTCGCCGGTGAACACCGTCTGCACCAACGTCCCCGGGCCGCCGGTGTCGCTCTACACCCAGGGCAAGCGGCTCGACGCGATGGTCGCGATGGTGCCGCTGGCCCAGGGCGTCGGCCTCGCCTTCGCGATCCTCAGCTACGCCGACACGATCACGATCTGCGCCTCGTTCGATCCGGCCCTGCTGCGCGACGGCGAGCGCATCGTCGAGCACCTCCAGACGAGCTTCGAGGAGCTGCGCACGCTCGCCGGCGTCGAGCGCGTCGAGCGCCAGGCGCCGGTGCGGCCCGAGCGGCAGCGCCGTCCAGGCGGCTCGTCGAGCCGGGTGGCCTGA
- a CDS encoding dodecin domain-containing protein, translating to MAVARQTQIIGASPHSWEDAVRNALERANKTLRGITGIEVLKENAAVEDGRVAEFRATVLVTFVLEGT from the coding sequence ATGGCCGTCGCCCGTCAGACCCAGATCATCGGAGCCTCGCCCCACAGCTGGGAGGACGCGGTCCGCAACGCGCTCGAGCGGGCGAACAAGACCCTGCGCGGCATCACCGGCATCGAGGTGCTGAAGGAGAACGCCGCGGTGGAGGACGGCCGGGTCGCGGAGTTCCGGGCGACCGTGCTCGTGACCTTCGTCCTCGAGGGCACCTGA
- a CDS encoding dodecin domain-containing protein, which translates to MAVARVTEIIASSPDGFREAVEEGVARAARTLRNITGLEVTGKRVKVERGLITEYRVEMRLIFLLD; encoded by the coding sequence GTGGCGGTCGCGCGCGTGACGGAGATCATCGCCTCGTCGCCGGACGGGTTCCGGGAGGCGGTCGAGGAAGGCGTGGCGCGCGCGGCGCGCACGCTGCGCAACATCACCGGCCTCGAGGTCACCGGCAAGCGCGTCAAGGTCGAGCGCGGGCTCATCACCGAGTACCGCGTCGAGATGCGCCTCATCTTTCTGCTCGACTAG
- a CDS encoding ABC transporter permease — protein MGATLLLTALALWAQVRFDSAWAGNAAALLADFALVCLFMRHARRVATWVLVPLRPLCGVAGRLAIDRLAQIPNPLALAGGVLALGLGLMLMSGTLARSFEESMLDFIRHQVRADLVVASTASTGWIESPLPATIGDALAAVPGVARVERIRLAEHVLGGERISVDALEESAFAPDRRGDFVFAAGDPQAALAAVRAERGVLVSRNLARRTGLAPGSPLVLDTPAGRLATTVVGVAVDYVSPRGSVVMARPTYERWWHDATVTRFHVTLAPGADAAAVRRAIAEGPGAAQGLKVLTQRELYAYHQDAVRRAFRFTTALEILPLVVAALGLAEALLAVALDRRRELALLRAAGATRGQLARGVVAEALGVGVLGLAGGVVMGVVLALLWVRVNFTQQLGWDLDLHLATGQLPLAALAALGVSLVAGFLPARRIARLPVAAALRGE, from the coding sequence GTGGGCGCGACGCTGCTGCTCACCGCCCTCGCGCTCTGGGCGCAGGTGCGCTTCGACTCGGCCTGGGCCGGCAACGCCGCCGCGCTGCTCGCCGACTTCGCGCTCGTGTGCCTCTTCATGCGCCACGCCCGCCGCGTGGCGACCTGGGTGCTGGTGCCGCTGCGGCCGCTCTGCGGCGTCGCGGGGCGGCTCGCCATCGACCGCCTGGCGCAGATCCCGAACCCGCTCGCGCTCGCCGGCGGCGTGCTCGCGCTGGGGCTCGGGCTCATGCTGATGTCGGGCACGCTGGCGCGCAGCTTCGAGGAGTCGATGCTCGACTTCATCCGCCACCAGGTGCGCGCCGACCTCGTCGTCGCCTCGACGGCGAGCACCGGCTGGATCGAGTCGCCGCTGCCGGCGACGATCGGCGACGCGCTCGCCGCCGTGCCCGGCGTCGCGCGCGTCGAGCGCATCCGCCTCGCGGAGCACGTGCTCGGCGGCGAGCGCATCAGCGTCGACGCGCTCGAGGAGAGCGCCTTCGCGCCCGACCGCCGCGGCGACTTCGTGTTCGCGGCCGGCGACCCGCAGGCGGCGCTGGCGGCGGTGCGCGCGGAGCGCGGCGTGCTCGTGTCGCGCAACCTCGCACGCCGCACCGGCCTCGCGCCCGGCTCGCCGCTGGTGCTGGACACCCCCGCGGGGCGGCTCGCGACCACCGTCGTCGGCGTCGCGGTCGACTACGTCTCGCCGCGCGGCAGCGTCGTCATGGCGCGGCCGACCTACGAGCGCTGGTGGCACGACGCGACCGTCACCCGCTTCCACGTGACGCTCGCGCCCGGCGCCGACGCGGCCGCGGTGCGGCGCGCGATCGCCGAGGGACCGGGCGCCGCCCAGGGCCTCAAGGTGCTGACCCAGCGCGAGCTGTACGCCTACCATCAGGACGCGGTCCGGCGCGCGTTCCGCTTCACCACGGCGCTCGAGATCCTGCCGCTGGTGGTGGCGGCGCTCGGGCTCGCCGAGGCGCTGCTCGCGGTCGCGCTCGACCGGCGTCGCGAGCTGGCGCTGCTGCGCGCGGCCGGCGCGACGCGCGGGCAGCTGGCGCGCGGGGTGGTCGCGGAGGCCCTCGGCGTCGGCGTGCTCGGGCTCGCCGGGGGCGTCGTGATGGGCGTGGTGCTGGCGCTGCTGTGGGTGCGGGTCAACTTCACGCAGCAGCTCGGGTGGGACCTCGACCTGCACCTCGCCACCGGCCAGCTGCCGCTGGCGGCGCTGGCGGCGCTCGGGGTGAGCCTCGTCGCCGGCTTCCTGCCGGCACGTCGCATCGCCCGCCTGCCGGTGGCGGCGGCGCTGCGCGGGGAATGA
- a CDS encoding nitroreductase family protein translates to MSAIDVAALGEDVPLLEGLRTCRALRRLRSDPVPPALIRKVCEAGTFAPSGGNRQPWVFVAVTDAARRRWVAERYRPLFHQYIAPALAAAKDAAYPEAKRRNMRAAIHLADHLHEAPVHLFVAGWTRRGAPQLQALFPAVQNVLLACRAVGLGASLTQVHLAVGREVDAFLGLPEGCPSCALIPIGWPIGRHARPQRRPVDGCLFWDRYTPPA, encoded by the coding sequence ATGTCCGCGATCGACGTCGCCGCCCTCGGCGAGGACGTGCCGCTCCTCGAGGGCCTCCGCACCTGTCGCGCGCTGCGGCGCCTCCGGTCCGACCCGGTGCCCCCCGCGCTGATCCGCAAGGTGTGCGAGGCCGGCACCTTCGCGCCGAGCGGCGGCAACCGCCAGCCGTGGGTCTTCGTCGCCGTCACCGACGCCGCGCGGCGGCGCTGGGTGGCCGAGCGCTACCGCCCGCTCTTCCACCAGTACATCGCGCCCGCGCTCGCGGCGGCGAAGGACGCCGCCTATCCCGAGGCGAAGCGCCGCAACATGCGGGCCGCGATCCATCTCGCCGACCATCTGCACGAGGCGCCCGTACATCTCTTCGTCGCCGGCTGGACGCGGCGTGGGGCGCCGCAGCTCCAGGCGCTGTTCCCCGCGGTGCAGAACGTCTTGCTCGCGTGTCGCGCCGTCGGCCTCGGGGCGTCGCTGACGCAGGTGCACCTCGCCGTCGGCCGCGAGGTCGACGCCTTCCTCGGGCTGCCCGAGGGCTGCCCGTCGTGCGCGTTGATCCCGATCGGGTGGCCGATCGGCCGCCATGCGCGCCCGCAGCGACGGCCGGTCGACGGCTGCCTCTTCTGGGACCGCTACACGCCGCCGGCGTGA
- a CDS encoding outer membrane lipoprotein-sorting protein, which translates to MHTLALAVTAVALVTTQAVALTGREVLTQAEQQHGFSTWKDRKARAAMDTYDKGSMVRTREMEITEQTDPRGEHRTFISFTAPADVKGTRFLHLSPRGERDQQWLWAPTTRRTRRIAEGQRDENFFGADLSYRDLELMVRIQQWNDDEATATLAGEETVDGKVCHVVELVPKNEEFAYTKYRLWFGTDDLYLWRMDVYEDADKVVKRVVPKRYQRFGSYDMAVESEVSNLPADTRTVFKITDVKYDEGVSESMFTVGNLDRG; encoded by the coding sequence GTGCACACCCTCGCGCTCGCCGTCACCGCCGTCGCTCTCGTCACCACCCAGGCCGTCGCGCTCACCGGGCGTGAGGTCCTCACCCAGGCCGAGCAGCAGCACGGCTTCTCCACCTGGAAGGACCGCAAGGCGCGCGCCGCCATGGACACCTACGACAAGGGCTCGATGGTGCGCACGCGCGAGATGGAGATCACCGAGCAGACCGATCCGCGCGGCGAGCACCGCACCTTCATCTCCTTCACCGCCCCGGCCGACGTGAAGGGCACGCGCTTCCTCCACCTCTCGCCGCGCGGCGAGCGCGATCAGCAGTGGCTGTGGGCGCCGACCACCCGCCGCACCCGCCGCATCGCCGAGGGCCAGCGCGACGAGAACTTCTTCGGCGCCGACCTGTCGTATCGCGACCTCGAGCTCATGGTCCGCATCCAGCAGTGGAACGACGACGAGGCCACCGCGACGCTGGCCGGCGAGGAGACCGTCGACGGCAAGGTCTGCCACGTGGTCGAGCTCGTGCCGAAGAACGAGGAGTTCGCCTACACCAAGTACCGGCTCTGGTTCGGCACCGACGACCTCTACCTGTGGCGCATGGACGTCTACGAGGACGCCGATAAGGTCGTGAAGCGCGTGGTGCCGAAGCGCTACCAGCGCTTCGGCAGCTACGACATGGCCGTCGAATCCGAGGTCTCGAACCTGCCCGCCGACACCCGCACCGTCTTCAAGATCACCGACGTCAAGTACGACGAGGGCGTCAGCGAGAGCATGTTCACCGTCGGCAACCTCGACCGCGGCTGA